One genomic window of Polyangium aurulentum includes the following:
- a CDS encoding FHA domain-containing protein, with amino-acid sequence MVPGFGKQSLTIGSAPHCDVVLAGGGVAPEHARIVHQGGGRLSFIGGAAPSFANGRQLAPGEEVPFDFRTQFVVGQVPVPLSHPALVLSIMAGGSAAAPPGHLVIGRDPARASLVLQHPSVSSQHATVMLDRMMVVDHGSTSGTYVGTTKLQPNQPAPLDPNGVVAFGPVPVPVELLMRLGQASRMSMPSAQGYAPAPGPTPQAAPMQQGGYMPANSAVMAYAPPQGASGVMNMQAAGAPPAAGAPGKKNKTVLGQLDFGGGGGTGFKSIGRTPDNDIVLAHPQVSSRHARIYQMNGQLFVEDGGSANGTYVRGQRIPPGQKIAVQSGEKIFIGPMPLQIDFGAGGAVEIVQEEYSADRWAGKPLYEIEAWSLVLEVQDRDNPGQQKRLLEEVSFKALPGDMIALMGPSGAGKTTLLLTLNGYLPPTSGVVRINGEDLYNIYDTLRGSIGYVPQDDLVHPELTVFEAVRYSAKFRLPPDFSEEEIDARVEQTIKDLGLEGVKNLQIGKPEKKVLSGGQRKRVNIALELVTDPVILFLDEPTSGLAADDTTALITLLHDLTKATGKTIIMTIHQPAKDEFEKFSHTLIMGYGGVPMFFGPTRPDAYKFFGSWKERNGKPNDIDNPRDMFEMIAAREKPIFEAMRQRDPNAQRGHARKTAALDWRKEFYNEGNPTYRKMYSGRREIGTGQGQRGVPAARATTKGQLGLLLSRYFKVKVRDVGGTAIMLLQAPIIGILLAIVFGKQEQAIPAWCLGALQELGRKFGGNATSNDIMKSMTATGDNTAAIFFLIVAAVWFGTSNAAREIVSERAIYMRERMVNLGLLNYVLSKYILLALFCIIQCTVLLAIVFFTLGFHGGPQAFLMMLVSLTATAFSAVSLGLLLSTVVDSSEAAMALTPIALIPQVVLGGLMVPMTTVPHLKPLMYIIPARWGFEGAIAPERLALQNDPAWVVDLGRAESSPSDFVEAGKFKCAIAQMASDSYAGAWGFTSYESTWIPFATLGGTTLLLLVTLCIILKRRDPV; translated from the coding sequence ATGGTCCCCGGCTTCGGCAAGCAGTCCCTCACGATCGGGAGCGCGCCTCACTGCGACGTCGTGCTCGCGGGCGGCGGCGTCGCTCCCGAGCACGCGCGCATCGTCCACCAGGGCGGCGGCAGGCTCTCGTTCATCGGCGGAGCGGCGCCCTCGTTCGCGAACGGCAGGCAACTGGCCCCGGGCGAAGAGGTCCCGTTCGATTTCCGCACGCAGTTCGTGGTGGGACAAGTGCCCGTCCCGCTCAGCCATCCGGCGCTCGTGCTGTCGATCATGGCGGGAGGCTCGGCCGCGGCGCCGCCTGGTCACCTCGTCATCGGGCGTGATCCTGCGCGCGCATCGCTCGTCCTTCAGCACCCGAGCGTGTCGAGCCAGCACGCCACCGTGATGCTCGATCGCATGATGGTGGTCGATCACGGATCGACGAGCGGCACGTACGTCGGGACCACCAAGCTTCAGCCGAACCAGCCCGCGCCGCTCGATCCGAACGGCGTCGTCGCGTTCGGCCCCGTGCCTGTGCCCGTCGAGCTTTTGATGCGCCTCGGCCAGGCCTCGCGCATGTCGATGCCGAGCGCGCAGGGCTACGCGCCCGCGCCCGGGCCCACGCCGCAGGCCGCGCCGATGCAGCAGGGCGGCTACATGCCCGCGAACTCGGCCGTCATGGCCTACGCGCCCCCGCAGGGCGCGTCGGGCGTGATGAACATGCAGGCCGCGGGAGCTCCGCCTGCTGCGGGCGCGCCTGGCAAGAAGAACAAGACGGTGCTCGGCCAGCTCGACTTCGGCGGCGGCGGCGGCACCGGGTTCAAGAGCATCGGACGCACGCCCGACAACGACATCGTGCTCGCGCACCCGCAGGTCTCGAGCCGCCACGCCCGCATCTACCAGATGAACGGGCAGCTCTTCGTCGAGGATGGCGGCAGCGCGAACGGCACCTACGTGCGCGGCCAGCGCATCCCGCCGGGCCAGAAGATCGCGGTGCAGAGCGGCGAGAAGATCTTCATCGGCCCGATGCCGCTGCAGATCGACTTCGGCGCGGGCGGCGCGGTCGAGATCGTCCAGGAGGAGTACTCGGCCGATCGCTGGGCGGGCAAGCCGCTCTACGAGATCGAGGCGTGGAGCCTCGTGCTCGAGGTGCAGGACCGCGACAACCCGGGGCAGCAGAAGCGCCTGCTCGAGGAGGTGTCGTTCAAGGCGCTGCCCGGCGACATGATCGCGCTCATGGGTCCGTCGGGCGCGGGCAAGACGACGCTCCTGCTCACGCTGAACGGCTACCTGCCGCCCACGAGCGGCGTGGTCCGGATCAACGGCGAGGACCTCTACAACATCTACGACACCCTGCGCGGCTCGATCGGCTACGTCCCGCAGGACGACCTCGTGCACCCCGAGCTGACGGTCTTCGAGGCCGTCCGCTACAGCGCCAAGTTCCGCCTGCCGCCCGACTTCTCCGAGGAGGAGATCGACGCGCGCGTCGAGCAGACGATCAAGGATCTCGGCCTCGAGGGCGTGAAGAACCTCCAGATCGGCAAGCCCGAGAAGAAGGTCCTCTCGGGCGGCCAGCGCAAGCGCGTGAACATCGCGCTCGAGCTCGTCACCGACCCCGTGATCCTCTTCCTCGACGAGCCCACCTCGGGCCTCGCGGCGGACGACACGACGGCGCTCATCACGCTGCTTCACGACCTCACCAAGGCGACCGGCAAGACGATCATCATGACGATCCATCAGCCGGCGAAGGACGAGTTCGAGAAGTTCTCGCACACGCTGATCATGGGCTACGGCGGCGTGCCCATGTTCTTCGGCCCCACGCGCCCCGACGCCTACAAGTTCTTCGGGTCGTGGAAGGAGCGCAACGGCAAGCCGAACGACATCGACAACCCGCGCGACATGTTCGAGATGATCGCCGCGCGCGAAAAACCGATCTTCGAGGCCATGCGCCAGCGCGATCCGAACGCGCAGCGCGGGCACGCGCGCAAGACGGCGGCGCTCGACTGGCGCAAGGAGTTCTACAACGAGGGCAACCCGACGTACCGCAAGATGTACTCGGGCCGGCGCGAGATAGGCACCGGCCAGGGGCAGCGCGGCGTGCCTGCCGCACGCGCGACGACGAAGGGCCAGCTCGGGCTTCTGCTCTCGCGCTACTTCAAGGTGAAGGTTCGCGACGTCGGGGGCACGGCCATCATGCTCCTGCAGGCGCCGATCATCGGCATCCTGCTCGCGATCGTGTTCGGCAAGCAGGAGCAGGCGATCCCCGCCTGGTGCCTCGGCGCGTTGCAGGAGCTCGGGCGCAAGTTCGGCGGCAACGCGACCTCGAACGACATCATGAAGAGCATGACGGCCACGGGCGACAACACCGCGGCCATCTTCTTCTTGATCGTCGCCGCCGTCTGGTTCGGCACCTCCAACGCCGCGCGCGAGATCGTCAGCGAACGGGCGATCTACATGCGCGAGCGCATGGTGAACCTGGGCCTTTTGAACTACGTCCTGTCGAAGTACATCCTGCTCGCGCTCTTCTGCATCATCCAGTGCACGGTGCTGCTCGCGATCGTGTTCTTCACGCTCGGCTTCCACGGCGGCCCGCAGGCGTTCTTGATGATGCTCGTCTCGCTCACGGCCACCGCGTTCTCGGCCGTGTCGCTCGGCCTGCTGCTCTCGACCGTGGTCGACTCGTCCGAGGCGGCCATGGCGCTCACGCCGATCGCGCTGATCCCGCAGGTCGTGCTCGGCGGGCTCATGGTGCCGATGACGACGGTGCCGCACCTCAAGCCGCTGATGTACATCATCCCCGCGCGCTGGGGCTTCGAGGGCGCCATCGCGCCCGAGCGGCTCGCGTTGCAGAACGACCCGGCGTGGGTCGTGGATCTCGGGCGCGCCGAGTCGAGCCCGTCGGACTTCGTCGAGGCTGGCAAGTTCAAGTGCGCGATCGCGCAGATGGCCTCCGACTCGTACGCCGGGGCGTGGGGCTTCACGAGCTACGAGAGCACGTGGATCCCCTTCGCGACGCTCGGCGGCACCACGTTGCTCCTGCTCGTCACGCTGTGCATCATCCTCAAGCGTCGCGACCCGGTATGA